A region of Catenibacterium mitsuokai DNA encodes the following proteins:
- a CDS encoding carbon starvation CstA family protein, protein MNGLLLLGLAALILVVAYLCYGRYLVKTWGIDPNATTPAVAKEDGTDFVPTNKWSVFAHQFSSIAGAGPVTGPVMAMVFGWLPAFLWVVIGGVFFGAVQDFGALYASVKSEGKSMGQIIEKYIGRTGKKLFFLFCWVFTLIVIAAFADMVAGTFNGFSAEGAKLAPNASAASISILYVFVAMAFGLLLRKVNLEGWPKVVLGIVLIVAMLAVGIKFPVYATKTTWIYLVFVYIFFASVTPMWLLKGPRDYLTTFLFIGMIAAAFVGVFLSNPTVTVPAFTGFKSATGSYLFPTLFVTIACGAVSGFHSLVSSETSSKMVKNEKDMLQVGYGSMLLESLLAVLVIVIVGSLPNLKQTGVLDTALANMALADTATPFTKFSAGVTGLVAQFGLPQSWGLCIMTMFVSALALTSLDAVARISRMSFQEFFEVEEGETPSQLVSVLTNKYVSTLISLFFGYLLSLGGYVNIWPLFGSANQLLAAMVLISLAVFLKVTGRKGFMLYVPMVLMFVVTMTALVQAIYGICMKLFVTGGFMIMTDGLQLVVAVLLVALGLMITFHSTGKLVNSKAE, encoded by the coding sequence ATGAATGGTTTACTTTTACTTGGATTAGCAGCCCTTATCCTAGTAGTAGCCTATCTATGTTATGGTCGCTATTTAGTAAAAACTTGGGGTATTGATCCTAATGCAACAACACCTGCTGTTGCAAAAGAAGATGGCACAGACTTTGTACCTACTAATAAATGGTCAGTCTTTGCACATCAGTTCTCATCTATCGCTGGGGCTGGACCAGTTACTGGACCAGTTATGGCTATGGTATTTGGCTGGTTACCTGCATTCTTATGGGTAGTCATCGGTGGTGTATTCTTCGGTGCTGTACAGGACTTCGGTGCACTTTATGCTTCAGTTAAATCTGAAGGTAAGTCAATGGGTCAGATCATCGAAAAATACATTGGTAGAACTGGTAAGAAATTATTCTTCTTATTCTGCTGGGTCTTCACATTAATCGTTATTGCTGCATTCGCAGATATGGTTGCTGGAACATTCAATGGTTTCAGTGCTGAAGGAGCTAAGCTTGCACCTAATGCCAGTGCTGCTTCTATCTCTATTCTTTATGTATTTGTTGCTATGGCATTTGGTTTATTATTACGTAAGGTTAACTTAGAAGGTTGGCCAAAGGTTGTACTTGGAATTGTCTTAATCGTTGCAATGCTTGCAGTGGGTATCAAATTCCCTGTATATGCAACTAAAACTACTTGGATTTATTTAGTATTTGTTTATATTTTCTTTGCATCTGTTACGCCAATGTGGTTATTAAAAGGTCCACGTGACTACTTAACTACATTCTTATTCATCGGTATGATTGCTGCTGCATTTGTAGGTGTATTCTTAAGTAACCCAACTGTTACTGTACCAGCATTCACTGGATTTAAATCAGCTACAGGAAGTTACTTATTCCCAACATTATTTGTAACTATCGCTTGTGGTGCCGTATCTGGTTTCCATTCTCTTGTATCTTCTGAAACATCTTCTAAGATGGTTAAGAATGAAAAAGATATGCTTCAGGTTGGTTATGGTTCAATGTTATTAGAATCATTACTTGCTGTATTAGTTATCGTCATCGTTGGTTCATTACCAAACTTAAAACAGACTGGTGTCTTAGATACAGCTCTTGCTAACATGGCTTTAGCTGATACTGCTACACCTTTCACTAAGTTCTCTGCTGGTGTAACTGGTTTAGTCGCACAGTTTGGTTTACCACAGTCTTGGGGACTTTGTATTATGACTATGTTCGTTTCTGCTCTTGCATTAACTTCATTAGATGCAGTTGCTAGAATCTCACGTATGTCTTTCCAGGAATTCTTCGAAGTAGAAGAAGGAGAAACACCATCACAATTAGTATCAGTCTTAACTAATAAATATGTCTCTACACTCATTTCACTCTTCTTTGGCTATTTATTAAGCTTAGGCGGATATGTTAACATCTGGCCATTATTCGGTTCAGCAAACCAGTTACTTGCTGCAATGGTATTAATCTCACTTGCTGTATTCTTAAAGGTTACTGGAAGAAAAGGTTTCATGTTATATGTACCAATGGTATTAATGTTTGTTGTAACTATGACAGCATTAGTACAGGCTATTTATGGTATCTGCATGAAGTTATTCGTAACTGGTGGTTTCATGATCATGACAGATGGTCTACAATTAGTCGTTGCTGTATTATTAGTCGCTCTTGGTCTTATGATTACTTTCCATTCAACTGGTAAGTTAGTAAATTCAAAAGCTGAATAA